The window aaaataaaaagtattcatatatatgcttttggatatataatgaaaagggGAACAAGCTAAGGAAAAATAGcattaaaggaaaataacacaaaaataaaaaagatattgCAAGAAATGTTAAATCATTATGgctataatattttctcatgtAGTCCACATATTAGAAATGCTttactactacaatttattcatatattaaattattatattgtcaCAACATTGATAATTTATATCGTatgataatttgaaataaaaaattaataaaaaataatcaaacaagttatgaaaaataatataaatgatactATAAAACTAGATACTAAAGTATAAATGATCAAATATGAATTTCTTTCAAAAGATTTACggtactatattaaattatatagtactactagtaattattttatgattagaTATAGTACTTTAACCATGTAGTGTGTTAATAAGTATTaccataattaattcataatctaAATCAATGATATACGTTTCTAAACTAGTAGAGTTAAAAATAACGAACATTAAATAAGGAtaaattagtcataaaattatgggtagtgataaattaacaaaaattgtatgTACAAAGTTGGacattttaggtattttacatacaaaataaaattataattattaactaATTTGCTGTATTACATAATTACCCTCctataataatttaggatAGCGTTATCCTTCATCAacgtttatatatttagtaatTGATTTACTACATAATCAATGGCATAGTTTGTTATCAATAATGTTGAATCGATCTATTCAATTAGGTAGATAATATTAGTTGCAtaatttcttcttccattAACAACAAAAAGGATATTTCTTCATTCCATTTAAACTCTCCCATACCAACTGAATtatatcttttaaattaacttcggcatttcattattttatcattaaatcaattttacaattctgagttataaaaatgactacctacatatatatatatatataagtactttttaaatattatcatctaacaaaataataaataataataatcaatcacatccaattatttcattattaaatcATCTTTAAATATCTAAGTTATAACGACTACAAGTATATGCAATTGAAATCTTATTGTTATCATCTAACTAAATAATCATAGTCGTTCACGTCCATATACTTCTTAataaataatctttaaaattcaaaaatataaaattaactattGTAATAATTCTTAGTGTATCATCCAAAGAAACAATTATAGTCATCCACGTccgattattttattaatatataattcttaaaatcttaAGTTATAAATGACTACatgcatatttaattattttcttagtgttttcatccaattaaatacaaaataataatagtcattcgcatccaattatttcattattaaatcATCTTAAAAATCATAAGTAATATAAGCAACATCAtgtgtatataattaatttcttagtgttatcatcgaactaaataatcatagtcattccatccacatattttattaataaacaaTCTTTAAAATTCCAAACTATAAAAACAGCTACATgtgtatataataatttcttagtattgtcatccaaaaaaatattatagtcaTTTACAtcgaattattttattattaaataattcttaaaattaaaaattataaaaatgactacacgcatatataattaattttttagtgttatcctccaatgaaataaaaaatagtaatgtCCATTcgcatccaattattttattattaactcATCTTTACAATTCTAAATTACCAAAACGATTATATAcgcatataattaatttcttagtgttacATTCAAtgaattacaaaataattatagccGTTtgcatccaattattttattattaaactatctttaaattctaagttataaaaatgatcactacatatgtatataattaaaatcttagaGTTATCGTAGTCGTTcgaatctaattattttatttaattcttaaaattctaaagtATAAAATGAGTATATACATGCATACTTGATTTCGTAATACTAAcattacacaaaataaatattggcATTTGCAAACATTTGTAGtctttattatattattcctaTAAATTAGAATTAACATTATTATAGTAATGTAATAGCACAAGTCATGTTGGAGACTTAGAGTCTGGGATAcccattttctctttttaacttatactactacagtactattttttccgtttaaatttacatatgaaattaatttaaattaaaagtaacaatgttttcatttgtattcattttgttatattcttatcattttgtaaattttaatgttaacaagtaggaaattatttattttatgtttcgttcttttcataaatttataataaaaaaaataaatttttttttgggtttttcataaatttctgtaaaagattaatttacaattattgaataataatatttacatttaattttaaagttgtttGAGTACAATCTAAGAATAAGAAACAATTAGAATTTTGAAGCTAATATGATTCCACGCTAAATAAAAACACCAAATACATAGGATTAAAATGGTGGAGAAAACCTAATGCATTActgttttcatattttttgttgctagtgatcttccatattttcaaattttccatatatagtcTATGTAATTGAAGAGTGATTTAACTTTACAAATATAACAAAAGGGTAATTACGTGAAGAAATAATAGTTAATAAGAAAACCGGTTTAAATAAAAACCGGCTTAAAAAGAAGGGGCATTTTGTAtgtacaatttttattaatttatctttactctAAAATTATATCCTAAAAGATAGAACCAAAATTAAAGGGTAtattgtatatacaatttttgttaatttatctttttcctAAAACTAATTTGTGATTCCCCAACCAAAATTTCTTATGCAAAGTTAGATTTataggtattttttatttagaattaattattatattgtatatttatttcttttgcaATTAAGTAATTTgaataagattaattttttcaaataaaaaattggagatttttgaaataattaactttttcattGGATATTGTAAGtatattcatataaatttgaaatcatgTGTGAATTTATCATGAATAATTTTTAAGTCAAACCATTTTTAACGTTATGTTTAAATGAACTTGTTATgttctatttaaaattttagatacaTTTACATATATCAATGTACATTTGTTTTCCCCTGGCCTCAATTTTACTTGTCCAAATGGTTTGCCCAGAAAAGTGTAATATTGATCCTTGTGACTTAATTGTTGAGTAGTATTAATACCGCACCTTGTCTTTTGAAGACACCTCACCCCATTCacttcatttgatttttgaaaattttggacTATACTTAATAATTAAGATTCTAATTTGCATTTATAGCAAATTACGAACCTTCAATTTTCTGGTTCACCGAAATCTGTCTTGACATTCTCCATTTAATGAGATATGCCATGATGAACATACactttatttcaatttctcaGACTGCAATAATATTAcacttttatttcataatttcttcAGACtacgataaaaataaaaataaaaatataggctttaaaatttacaatttttggattttgttctCGACTAACTTTTTGTGTGCTTCCCATGAATAATCTTGTCAACAATTGGTTCAACAATGCTCTCCAGCTCTTCCATATCTTGTTTCACATCACTAACCTGTCTCCGATACAAAGAAAATGCTTAAGAAAGTACTACTACAAGttaagtagaaataaaataaaataaaaaaatataacaaccTTATTGATTATGTTCTCAATTTGTTGAGCATCTTGGGCAGCTACACTGGAGACATGTTCCAATGCTTGAGCTGCTTCCTTGAGCTTACTGTTATCTGGCAATTGATTTGCCACTTCTTCCAACGCCTTATCTGCGGTGGTCGCCACCTTTTCCACCACCTCCGCTaccacctccacctcctccaCAACTCTCGCCACCTTTCctgatcatatatatatacatgcaatATTCAAGTCGGAAGTCAATTTACGACACTTTAAGATTAGAACATTGTTCGAGTCACCATAACGTAAACAAAAACCATTACGGATCTCCAGAGATATGTTACCTTCCAAAATCAGCAAGTTATCCCATTTGGTCTTCCAAAATGGTAGCAAAAATGTCACTACATATCCCAGAAGCCATTTCACCCTGCACAAATtcaaatggagtaatatttatggacaaactttaaaattggttatCCTAAAACTATTAtccaaaatttgatttcatgaTATAACCGTTTAATTCGAGTTAAGATGTTACCATCAAATCTTGTACTTATTGTTGAAGTGTAGAACCTCAATAAAACCAAACTTTTGCTCTCACTTTATTTTGGCTCAAGTAATGGGCTTATGATTAGGGCCTGATTCCtatcctatttaaataattttattctcttataTTCTGTATTTGAAAATCATGCAGTGAAAATCAAGGTTTGAACTGTCTTTACTAACTAGGTACTGTGATAACAATGGAATGGAGTAATGGTTTGTTTGGAAAGATATTATACCAATTTGAGAAGCCAACCCTTGGCTGATCCGGCAATTGCGTTCTCTCTTCACTTTGATTCTTCTCCCTTGAACAAATtaatccaatttatttttcagtaaataaatgaagcgatcacaaaaaataagaagTACTAATAATTCAAGCACGAACTAACGTTCCCAACTTGGAGCTGCTACTTATCATCCTGAGCCCCTGATCAAGAGAGCCACCACCACCTCCCACCTTATAAGGCGGGAGATCGCGGTGGCGCATAGGGTGGCTCCGCCATGAGCCACCCGATACGGCTCTATAACGGCAGACAAAAGTGGCCAGCGCCTTGAGCTTGTATGAGGATGATGATGCAGCCATGCTGAACAAGACTCAATTATAACTACAAATCTACAATTGCTAAAATGAGAAAGCATTTGTATTTTGTAAGAAACTTGATTCATTATAACATGCAATAAGAAATTTGATAAGCAAGCTTGATGATGCTAATGTGACTAAACACTTGCCAATTACGacaagcaaaaaaaatatgtgctaGGATAAAGATTCTTAGACGCCAAGAAATGACGTGGCCGAATTTGATTGGCTATTCTTAAAGCAAAATAATGTGTTGTAATTAGAAAGAAAGATAATATTTAGATCACCCACATGTTCCTTGCAAGTATATATTGCGCGTTTCTGACACTTTTAAAGTTATGAATTTCGTG is drawn from Salvia hispanica cultivar TCC Black 2014 chromosome 6, UniMelb_Shisp_WGS_1.0, whole genome shotgun sequence and contains these coding sequences:
- the LOC125197464 gene encoding uncharacterized protein LOC125197464, with protein sequence MAASSSSYKLKALATFVCRYRAVSGGSWRSHPMRHRDLPPYKVGGGGGSLDQGLRMISSSSKLGTEKNQSEERTQLPDQPRVGFSNWVKWLLGYVVTFLLPFWKTKWDNLLILEGKVARVVEEVEVVAEVVEKVATTADKALEEVANQLPDNSKLKEAAQALEHVSSVAAQDAQQIENIINKVSDVKQDMEELESIVEPIVDKIIHGKHTKS